One genomic region from Bactrocera tryoni isolate S06 chromosome 3, CSIRO_BtryS06_freeze2, whole genome shotgun sequence encodes:
- the LOC120771926 gene encoding ADP-ribosylation factor 6 produces the protein MGKLLSKIFGNKEMRILMLGLDAAGKTTILYKLKLGQSVTTIPTVGFNVETVTYKNVKFNVWDVGGQDKIRPLWRHYYTGTQGLIFVVDCADRDRIDEARTELHRIINDREMRDAIILIFANKQDLADAMKPHEIQEKLGLTRIRDRNWYVQPSCATTGDGLYEGLTWLTSNHKL, from the exons ATGGGGAAACtactttctaaaatttttggcaaCAAGGAAATGCGGATTCTGATGCTTGGCCTGGATGCGGCGGGGAAAACAA CAATTCTTTATAAGCTGAAGTTGGGGCAATCCGTTACGACGATTCCAACAGTAGGATTTAACGTTGAGACTGTAACctacaaaaatgttaaattcaaTGTTTGGGATGTGGGTGGCCAAGATAAAATTCGACCTCTTTGGCGACATTACTATacag GTACACAGGGGTTGATATTTGTTGTTGATTGCGCTGATCGGGATCGGATAGATGAAGCACGAACGGAACTTCATAGAATAATTAATGATAGAGAAATGAGAGACGCCATTATTCTGATATTTGCAAATAAGCAGGATCTAGCAGACG CAATGAAACCACATGAAATTCAGGAGAAACTAGGCTTAACTAGAATAAGGGATCGGAATTGGTATGTTCAACCATCGTGTGCAACCACAGGAGATGGGCTTTATGAAGGTTTAACATGGCTTACTTCCAAtcataaattatga